In a genomic window of Wyeomyia smithii strain HCP4-BCI-WySm-NY-G18 chromosome 1, ASM2978416v1, whole genome shotgun sequence:
- the LOC129717395 gene encoding uncharacterized protein K02A2.6-like: MFGDRVVVPNRFRKRILQQLHRGHPGMERMKSLARSFVYWPNINDAVEKYVRCCRPCAEAAKSPRKTDLESWPIPSKLWERVHIDYAGPINGYYYFLVIDAYSKWPEIYRTRSTNTTKTLEMLDEIFSRFGNPKILVSDNGSQFVSARFKQFCDEAGITHLTIAPYHPQSNGQAERFVDTLKRGLKKLREGGNPATFRHLQTFLSVYRSTPNRSARDHKSPAELFLGRPLTTTLDLLKPRKSSTPAVNSKQNNQFNQHHGTVKREFSADDLVYAEVHHHNQTSWVRF; this comes from the coding sequence ATGTTCGGCGATAGAGTTGTTGTGCCAAACCGCTTTCGCAAACGCATTCTTCAGCAACTACATCGAGGCCATCCGGGGATGGAGCGAATGAAATCCCTTGCAAGAAGTTTCGTGTACTGGCCTAACATCAATGATGCcgttgaaaaatatgttcgatGCTGCAGACCCTGTGCTGAAGCTGCTAAATCACCACGCAAGACGGACCTGGAGTCGTGGCCCATTCCATCGAAGCTGTGGGAACGAGTCCATATCGATTATGCTGGCCCGATTAATGGATACTACTACTTTCTGGTAATTGACGCATATTCAAAATGGCCAGAAATCTACCGCACTCGAAGCACAAACACAACGAAAACGTTGGAAATGCTAGACGAGATTTTTTCAAGATTCGGCaatccaaaaattctggtttcggATAATGGCTCGCAATTTGTTAGCGCCCGATTCAAGCAATTCTGTGATGAAGCTGGAATCACCCACTTAACAATTGCGCCCTACCATCCACAGTCTAATGGACAGGCTGAGCGCTTTGTGGACACTTTGAAAAGAGGACTCAAGAAGTTACGAGAGGGAGGAAATCCAGCAACTTTCCGACATCTTCAAACTTTCCTTTCCGTTTACCGGTCCACACCCAATCGAAGTGCTCGTGATCATAAGTCACCTGCAGAACTTTTTCTAGGTAGACCCCTCACTACTACACTGGATCTTCTTAAGCCCCGAAAATCAAGCACACCAGCTGTAAACAGTAAGCAGAATAACCAGTTCAATCAACACCATGGTACCGTCAAGAGAGAGTTCTCCGCTGATGATTTAGTGTACGCAGAGGTTCATCATCACAATCAAACCTCATGGGTTCGATTTTGA
- the LOC129717396 gene encoding uncharacterized protein K02A2.6-like: MRDSAATAIEAFLQNIDVKATTSLLFVGDYNNSWRRGWDKEGYCSSAESKSKPAKKFEKQKYKAFVKSKGISVKRIDLQGKRKYVIVGINGKEAVLQLDCASDITIISTQTWEAIGKPAIRETDITAISASGDKINMAGEFLADITIRSVTKAGIVYVSSSPDLNVLGIETIDLFHLWSIPFNSLVNAVHQKPEDIEQKLRTKFPEVFQSTLGRCTKAKVKLYLKPNVRPVYCPKRPVAYAALPKVDNELQRLQDKGIISPVKFSDWATPIVVVRKSDNVSVRICGDYSTGLNNALESDAHPLPHPDDIFADLAGCRYFSQLDFSDAYLQVEIEEESQKYLTINTHRGLFKYNRLPPGIKSAPGAFQRIIDSMVAGIPGVKPYLDDIMISGKTKEEHNRSLHEVLERIKTYGFHLKIKKCRFGLSQIKFLGHIIDKDGLRPDPAKTTAISQMPAPTNVSQLRSYLGAINYYGRFVKQMKELRAPMDYLLKQNVKWEWTTNCQKSFDKFKMLLTSDLLLTHFDPNKEIIVAGDASKNGLGAVIMHRFPNGSVKAISHISRSLTPAEQNYGQIEKEALALVFATDHQPLLKVFGSKKCIPVYTLTGFNAGRLR, translated from the exons ATGCGGGATAGTGCCGCTACAGCCATAGAAGCTTTcctgcag AATATAGACGTTAAAGCTACAACTAGTCTTTTATTTGTTGGAGACTACAACAATTCTTGGCGACGAGGATGGGATAAAGAAGGTTACTGCTCATCCGCTGAATCAAAATCAAAGCCAGCAAAGAAGTTCGAAAAACAAAAGTACAAGGCATTTGTGAAGTCCAAAGGAATTTCAGTGAAACGCATCGATCTTCAAGGGAAGAGGAAATACGTTATTGTTGGAATCAATGGCAAAGAAGCTGTCCTTCAGTTAGATTGCGCTTCTGATATCACCATTATTTCTACGCAGACCTGGGAGGCGATAGGCAAACCAGCCATCAGAGAAACTGACATAACCGCCATCAGCGCTTCCGGAGACAAGATTAACATGGCTGGTGAGTTCCTTGCAGACATAACCATCCGAAGCGTGACAAAAGCTGGCATTGTCTATGTGTCATCAAGCCCGGATTTGAATGTCCTTGGAATTGAAACAATCGATCTATTCCATCTATGGTCGATTCCTTTCAACTCACTGGTCAATGCTGTGCATCAGAAGCCGGAAGACATTGAGCAAAAGCTGCGTACGAAGTTCCCGGAAGTGTTCCAGAGCACACTTGGCCGGTGTACCAAGGCAAAAGTTAAACTCTACCTGAAGCCCAACGTCCGTCCCGTGTACTGTCCCAAGAGACCAGTTGCATATGCTGCTCTTCCCAAGGTGGATAACGAACTTCAACGTCTTCAGGACAAGGGAATTATCTCACCAGTGAAGTTTTCCGACTGGGCAACTCCAATAGTAGTGGTCCGTAAGTCAGACAACGTTTCCGTCCGTATCTGTGGCGACTATTCTACAGGGTTAAACAATGCGCTAGAATCAGATGCCCATCCGCTACCACATCCAGATGATATTTTTGCTGATCTAGCTGGCTGCCGTTATTTCTCCCAACTCGATTTTTCTGATGCGTACCTGCAAGTCGAGATTGAAGAGGAATCACAAAAGTATCTGACGATAAACACTCATCGAGGACTGTTCAAATACAACCGTCTGCCGCCTGGAATCAAGTCCGCTCCTGGTGCCTTCCAAAGGATTATTGACAGTATGGTCGCTGGTATTCCTGGAGTAAAACCGTATCTAGACGATATCATGATTTCTGGTAAGACAAAAGAAGAACACAATCGAAGCCTTCATGAGGTCCTGGAGCGGATCAAAACGTACGGTTTTCATCTGAAGATCAAAAAATGTCGATTTGGTCTATCACAAATTAAGTTCCTAGGCCATATCATCGACAAAGACGGCTTACGACCTGATCCCGCGAAGACAACCGCAATTTCGCAAATGCCAGCTCCAACCAACGTATCACAGCTTCGATCGTATCTTGGAGCTATCAATTATTATGGGCGTTTTGTCAAGCAGATGAAAGAGCTAAGAGCACCCATGGATTATTTACTGAAACAAAACGTGAAATGGGAATGGACTACGAACTGTCAGAAGTCGTTCGACAAGTTCAAAATGCTGCTCACTTCCGACTTGTTGCTGACACATTTTGACCCGAACAAAGAAATCATCGTCGCAGGTGATGCATCCAAAAATGGCTTGGGCGCTGTTATTATGCATCGTTTTCCGAATGGATCAGTGAAGGCTATTTCGCACATTTCAAGATCTCTAACTCCTGCGGAGCAAAATTACGGCCAGATAGAAAAAGAAGCTTTGGCACTGGTTTTTGCT ACTGATCACCAACCACTTCTTAAGGTGTTCGGGAGCAAAAAATGTATTCCGGTATACACGTTAACCGGCTTCAACGCTGGGCGCTTACGTTAA
- the LOC129720874 gene encoding allantoicase-like, whose translation MTEQKSVEPAFLQLSELASESSGGRILFATDDWFAPAEWMLKDSEPIFIADKYTPYGKWMDGWETRRKRIAGHDWCIVRLAALSTIKGVLVDTAHFTGNYAPKFSMQGAKLSRSKEELIPERGREMIGTACSQKDLEAMADLGSEDWMTVIGMTQLKPGYDATRKQYFNIDGCNEPFTHLRVNIFPDGGIARLRVFGEVQPDIKAMLSGSNLIDLLGMLNGGQCLSFSNAHYGHPRNLIKPNRGVNMGDGWETARRLDRPPVLKTDKQGILQVPGCEWAIFRLCSKGTVEKIVVDTNHFKGNFPDNVKIEATLLDANRTLQSAQWRVLLDSSKLAAHQEHIFQEEKLQFRGPCNHIRITMSPDGGISRVRLFGRVL comes from the exons ATGACCGAGCAGAAGAGCGTTGAACCAGCCTTCCTGCAGCTCAGTGAGCTGGCATCGGAGAGT AGCGGTGGTCGAATCTTGTTCGCCACGGACGATTGGTTTGCACCGGCGGAATGGATGCTGAAGGACTCGGAACCGATATTCATTGCCGATAAGTACACCCCCTATGGCAAGTGGATGGACGGCTGGGAAACTAGACGTAAGCGGATAGCAGGCCACGATTGGTGTATCGTTCGGTTGGCAGCACTAAGCACCATCAAAGGAGTTCTTGTCGACACGGCGCATTTCACGGGAAACTACGCACCGAAGTTTTCGATGCAAGGTGCCAAGTTGAGTCGGTCAAAGGAAGAATTAATACCGGAGCGTGGACGAGAGATGATCGGAACGGCGTGTAGCCAAAAAGATTTGGAAGCGATGGCTGACTTAGGCAGTGAAGACTGGATGACAGTTATCGGGATGACGCAGTTGAAACCAGGCTACGATGCTActagaaaacaatatttcaacatCGATGGTTGCAATGAACCATTCACTCATTTGAGGGTTAATATCTTCCCAGATGGCGGGATTGCAAGATTGCGCGTGTTTGGAGAAGTGCAGCCCGACATAAAAGCAATGCTCTCGGGGAGTAATTTGATAGATCTTTTGGGTATGCTGAACGGAGGTCAGTGTCTCAGCTTCTCTAACGCGCACTACGGTCACCCACGAAATCTGATTAAACCGAACCGTGGTGTCAACATGGGCGACGGTTGGGAAACAGCCCGAAGGCTTGACCGTCCACCGGTCCTGAAAACCGATAAACAAGGTATCCTTCAGGTGCCCGGTTGTGAGTGGGCCATTTTTCGATTGTGCTCGAAGGGCACGGTAGAGAAGATCGTAGTTGATACCAATCACTTCAAGGGTAATTTTCcggataatgttaaaatcgaagCTACGCTGTTGGACGCTAATCGGACACTTCAGTCAGCCCAATGGAGAGTGCTACTGGACAGCAGTAAACTTGCGGCCCATCAGGAGCACATATTtcaggaggaaaaactgcagtTCCGTGGACCGTGCAATCACATCAGAATTACCATGTCACCGGATGGTGGCATTTCGCGGGTTCGACTCTTCGGCAGAGTACTGTGA